From Negativicutes bacterium:
CCACCTTGACCAAGTTTTTCTGTAACAATATTCATTTCCTGTTTCATTTTAACACTATTTTCTAATATTTTAATAGTTTCTTGGGCAATATTATGATAATTAGCTTGCTTTTGCAGTAATTCCGGAATTAAAGCCTTCCCAGCAATAATGTTAGGTAAGCTAAAATAAGGTATTTTCACTAATAATTTTCCTAATAAGTATGTTAAAAAGGCTAATTTATAAATAACCACCGTTGGTAGTTTTAAAATTGCCGCTTCCAAGGTTACTGTTCCTGAAGAAGCAATGCCAACGTCAGCGATGCTCATCAAAGCATAATTTTTATCACTAGTTAACTTAACCTTAACTTTATATTGTTTTAAAATATCTTCAATCATTTTTCTTGGAATTGTTGATGCTACCGGTAAATAAAACTGAACCTTCGGTTGTACCGTAATGATTTCTTCGGCGGCTTTTAACATTTCCGGCAATAAGTTATTAATTTCCTGTTTTCTACTACCGGGCAATAATAATACCACCGGTTGTTCACTGCTAGCTTGAAAATACTGATAAGCTTCAACCGGCTGTAATTCAGGTTTTACAATATCCAGTAACGGATGACCGACAAATTCTACATTCGCACCGGCTTTTTTATAAAATTCAGCTTCAAATGGAAAAATAGCGGCAATACAGTCAACAACCTTCGCAACATCTTTAGCGCGTCCGGGACGCCAGGCCCATGCTGAAGGGCTGATATAAGAAATAACCGGAATATTTAATTTTTGGGCAGCTTTGGCTAAGCGCATATTAAAATCAGGATAATCAATAACCACTAAAACATCCGGCCGTTCTTTTTTCATTAAAGCTACCAAGTCAGCTTTAAGCTTAAAGAGTTTTCGTAAATTTTTTATAACTTCTACAAACCCAATTACACCTAAATCCGCAATATCATGATATATTTCAACACCACTATTTTTCATATTAATACCGCCCATACCAAAAATATGTGCTTGCGGATTAAGCTCTTTTATTGCTGTCGCTACACTGGCTCCATGCAAGTCACCTGAAGCCTCACCAACAGAAATCATTATCTTCGCCATCATTGTCTCCCAGCCTTTGTAAACAATAAAGACGTGAGGATGCTCCTTACAAAACCTCCTCAACGTCTATTATAATGCTACAATCGTTATATTATTTTTTTTAGCTAATTCTAAAACTTTAGACTTTTCCACTAACAAGGTATTATCAGCTTCAATAGCTAAAGCTTTGGAATTTGCTACAATCATGGAATTAATAGTCTTAACACCTACGGTTGGAACATCAAAGCGTAAATCTTGGTTCGGTTTTGCAACCTTAACAACAACAGCGTCGCCACGGCCCAAGGCTCCCCCCCGTTTTATGCATTCATCAGTTCCTTCAATTGCTTCCACTGCCATAACTGCTTTATGCTTTACTACGACCGTTTGACCAATATCAAGTTGACCAATTTCTTTGGCCATTTTATAGCCAAACTCCATATCTTCCAGTTCGCCAATTGTCGGTTGACGTTCCGTCAAAACACCTTTACTCGGCATCAATTTTTTAATAAGCATCGTTTGGTCAAACACACCAATACCTTCTGTTGCTAATTCCTGCACCAATGCCAACATTAAGGTATCATCATTATTATTCGGCAATGAACTGAATAGTTTTTGCCACCGCTGATCAATAGCAACCTCACCATTAAACATTAATTCTTTGGTAACTTTGCCAATCATCGTAACTTGTTTAATATTTTTTTGTACTAATGTTTGAATAATACAATCAAGTTGACCAATATTAATTTTATTGAAATCAACTACACTCTTCGCTAAATCAGCCTCAACATCATCTAACAAAGCAATCGCTGTA
This genomic window contains:
- the lpxI gene encoding UDP-2,3-diacylglucosamine diphosphatase LpxI (LpxI, functionally equivalent to LpxH, replaces it in LPS biosynthesis in a minority of bacteria.); the protein is MEKIGLLAGIGRLPVEIALAAQDSNIEITAIALLDDVEADLAKSVVDFNKINIGQLDCIIQTLVQKNIKQVTMIGKVTKELMFNGEVAIDQRWQKLFSSLPNNNDDTLMLALVQELATEGIGVFDQTMLIKKLMPSKGVLTERQPTIGELEDMEFGYKMAKEIGQLDIGQTVVVKHKAVMAVEAIEGTDECIKRGGALGRGDAVVVKVAKPNQDLRFDVPTVGVKTINSMIVANSKALAIEADNTLLVEKSKVLELAKKNNITIVAL
- the lpxB gene encoding lipid-A-disaccharide synthase, encoding MAKIMISVGEASGDLHGASVATAIKELNPQAHIFGMGGINMKNSGVEIYHDIADLGVIGFVEVIKNLRKLFKLKADLVALMKKERPDVLVVIDYPDFNMRLAKAAQKLNIPVISYISPSAWAWRPGRAKDVAKVVDCIAAIFPFEAEFYKKAGANVEFVGHPLLDIVKPELQPVEAYQYFQASSEQPVVLLLPGSRKQEINNLLPEMLKAAEEIITVQPKVQFYLPVASTIPRKMIEDILKQYKVKVKLTSDKNYALMSIADVGIASSGTVTLEAAILKLPTVVIYKLAFLTYLLGKLLVKIPYFSLPNIIAGKALIPELLQKQANYHNIAQETIKILENSVKMKQEMNIVTEKLGQGGAVKKVATLILSYVKA